From Streptomyces sp. HUAS MG91, the proteins below share one genomic window:
- a CDS encoding ABC transporter ATP-binding protein — MSGPMAARMAAGAPGSRSMDFKGSGKRLLKRLAAHRASVVAVLVAVVISVGLSVIGPKILGHATDLLFGGIIGGQTPAGQTKEQVIEGLRAKGDTGMADMLGGVDFTPGQGVDFDRIGQVLLIGLAVFACAGLAMMIGTRLANRAINLAVAKLRTDMQAKLARLPLSYYDKQKRGEVLSRATNDIDNIGQTLQQTMGQMLNSLLTIIGVLTMMFWISWLLALVALVTVPLSVFVAAKVGKRSQPQFVQQWKTTGRLNAHIEEMYTGHTLVKVFGRQKESAELFAEQNEALYEAAFKAQFNSGIMQPLMFFISNLNYVLVAVVGGLRVASGSLSIGDVQAFIQYSRQFSMPLTQVASMANLVQSGVASAERIFELLDAEEQSPDPETGEKPQNLRGHVEFEHVAFRYEADKPLIEDLSLTAEPGHTVAIVGPTGAGKTTLVNLLLRFYDVSGGRITLDGVDIAKMSRDELRAGIGMVLQDTWLFGGTIAENIAYGAAKDVSREEIEEAARAAHADRFIRTLPDGYDTVIDDEGTGVSAGEKQLITIARAFLSDPVILVLDEATSSVDTRTEVLIQKAMARLAHGRTSFVIAHRLSTIRDADTILVMENGSIVEQGSHDALVASGGAYQRLYEAQFAQAVAEVD, encoded by the coding sequence ATGAGCGGGCCGATGGCGGCGCGGATGGCGGCCGGTGCGCCCGGTTCGCGCTCGATGGACTTCAAGGGGTCCGGCAAACGGCTGCTGAAGCGACTGGCCGCGCACCGCGCGTCGGTGGTGGCCGTCCTGGTCGCGGTGGTGATCAGCGTCGGACTGTCGGTGATCGGGCCGAAGATCCTCGGTCACGCCACCGACCTGCTGTTCGGCGGGATCATCGGCGGGCAGACGCCGGCCGGGCAGACCAAGGAACAGGTCATCGAGGGTCTGCGGGCCAAGGGTGACACCGGCATGGCCGACATGCTCGGCGGCGTCGACTTCACCCCCGGCCAGGGCGTGGACTTCGACAGGATCGGGCAGGTGCTGCTGATCGGGCTCGCGGTGTTCGCGTGCGCGGGCCTGGCGATGATGATCGGCACCCGGCTCGCCAACCGGGCGATCAACCTGGCCGTGGCCAAGCTCCGCACGGACATGCAGGCCAAGCTGGCGCGGCTGCCGCTGTCGTACTACGACAAGCAGAAGCGCGGCGAGGTGCTGAGCCGGGCGACCAACGACATCGACAACATCGGGCAGACGCTCCAGCAGACGATGGGCCAGATGCTCAACTCGCTGCTGACCATCATCGGCGTGCTGACCATGATGTTCTGGATCTCGTGGCTGCTCGCGCTGGTCGCTCTCGTCACGGTGCCGCTGTCGGTGTTCGTCGCGGCGAAGGTCGGCAAGCGGTCGCAGCCGCAGTTCGTGCAGCAGTGGAAGACCACGGGCCGGCTGAACGCGCACATCGAGGAGATGTACACCGGCCACACGCTAGTGAAGGTGTTCGGGCGGCAGAAGGAGTCGGCGGAGCTGTTCGCCGAGCAGAACGAGGCGCTGTACGAGGCCGCGTTCAAGGCCCAGTTCAACAGCGGCATCATGCAGCCGCTGATGTTCTTCATCTCGAACCTGAACTATGTGCTGGTCGCGGTGGTCGGCGGTCTGCGGGTGGCCTCCGGCTCCCTGTCGATCGGTGACGTGCAGGCGTTCATCCAGTACTCGCGCCAGTTCTCGATGCCGCTGACGCAGGTCGCGTCGATGGCGAACCTGGTGCAGTCCGGGGTGGCGTCCGCCGAGCGGATCTTCGAACTGCTCGACGCCGAGGAGCAGTCGCCCGACCCCGAGACCGGCGAGAAGCCGCAGAACCTGCGCGGGCACGTCGAGTTCGAGCACGTCGCCTTCCGCTACGAGGCGGACAAGCCGCTCATCGAGGACCTGTCGCTCACCGCGGAACCGGGCCACACCGTGGCCATCGTGGGGCCGACGGGCGCGGGCAAGACCACGCTCGTCAATCTGCTGCTGCGGTTCTACGACGTCAGCGGCGGCCGCATCACCCTCGACGGGGTCGACATCGCGAAGATGTCCCGGGACGAGCTGCGGGCCGGGATCGGCATGGTCCTCCAGGACACCTGGCTGTTCGGCGGCACCATCGCGGAGAACATCGCGTACGGCGCCGCGAAGGACGTGTCGCGGGAGGAGATCGAGGAGGCGGCGAGGGCCGCGCACGCCGATCGCTTCATCCGGACGCTGCCCGACGGGTACGACACCGTGATCGACGACGAGGGCACCGGCGTCAGCGCCGGTGAGAAGCAGCTCATCACCATCGCGCGGGCGTTCCTGTCCGACCCGGTGATACTCGTGCTCGACGAGGCGACCTCCTCCGTCGACACCCGGACCGAGGTGCTGATCCAGAAGGCCATGGCGCGGCTCGCCCACGGCCGCACGTCGTTCGTCATCGCGCACCGCCTGTCGACGATCCGCGATGCCGACACGATTCTGGTCATGGAGAACGGGTCGATCGTGGAGCAGGGCTCGCACGACGCGCTGGTCGCCTCCGGCGGGGCGTATCAGCGGTTGTACGAGGCCCAGTTCGCGCAGGCCGTGGCCGAGGTGGACTAG
- a CDS encoding stealth family protein, with protein MPSHLHRLADRLLPGRTRAREEQTAQAEAARAAEVARKHAERIEARRRAMLDSDSAVRTVTFENRTYYGRIVSHFTAAGASARNLALVADALEQAGIEYFLVPGRSRTRHVVALRLVDRKKLLDTLRATHGSSPLYALRPSSEPLPAEAVLYADGSLPTALKRQDVIRFGEILLGPSGQILADLTYGCDVEFWNDGQTLLDDSDRGAARMDALRTQAPPAVLADALVAPRPNAVADVVPAGACSAAVQTVEGRDHPTHESFVRPRIDAVDFPIDLVYTWVDGDDPDLAARRNSFRAKAAVPRIHARESGASRYTSRDELKYSLRSVEMYAPFVRNIYLVTDGQTPAWLDTNAAGLQVIDHKDIFTDPTALPVFNSQAIETQLHHIPGLSEHYLYLNDDVFFTRLSTAGQFFHGNGIAKLPFSPFQLGISAPHPDDPAPNSAGKNVRELMLNAHGRFTVSKFKHTPHPQLRRVLAELDETFPDHVRRTSRSRFRATTDIAMATSLHHHHAYLTGRAVPGTFKLRYIDVGKADLAAALDEFRPGHTYDFLCLNDVDTGASELERVAGALRDFLERQFPFASRWEASDVQGSEPASG; from the coding sequence GTGCCCTCCCACCTCCACCGCCTCGCCGACCGACTGCTGCCTGGGCGCACCCGCGCCCGCGAGGAACAAACCGCACAGGCCGAGGCCGCGCGGGCCGCAGAGGTGGCCCGCAAGCATGCGGAAAGGATCGAGGCCCGGCGGCGAGCGATGCTGGACTCGGACTCCGCGGTGCGCACGGTCACCTTCGAGAACCGCACCTACTACGGCCGCATCGTGAGTCACTTCACCGCCGCCGGTGCCAGTGCCCGCAACCTCGCCCTTGTCGCCGACGCCCTGGAGCAGGCCGGTATCGAGTACTTCCTCGTCCCCGGCCGCTCCCGCACCCGCCACGTCGTCGCCCTGCGCCTCGTAGACCGCAAGAAACTGCTGGACACCCTGCGCGCCACACACGGGTCGAGCCCCCTCTACGCCCTCAGACCCAGCAGCGAGCCCCTGCCCGCAGAGGCCGTGCTCTACGCCGACGGCTCCCTGCCCACCGCCCTCAAACGCCAGGACGTGATCCGCTTCGGAGAGATCCTGCTCGGTCCCTCCGGACAGATCCTCGCCGACCTCACCTACGGCTGCGACGTCGAGTTCTGGAACGACGGTCAGACCCTGCTCGACGACAGTGACCGCGGAGCCGCCCGCATGGACGCCCTGCGCACGCAAGCCCCGCCCGCCGTGCTCGCCGACGCTCTGGTCGCCCCCCGCCCCAACGCGGTCGCCGACGTGGTGCCCGCGGGCGCTTGCTCCGCTGCCGTCCAGACCGTCGAAGGCCGCGACCACCCCACCCACGAGAGCTTCGTCCGTCCCCGCATCGACGCCGTCGACTTCCCCATCGACCTCGTCTACACCTGGGTCGACGGCGACGACCCCGACCTCGCGGCCCGCAGGAACTCCTTCCGCGCCAAAGCGGCGGTCCCTCGAATCCACGCCCGCGAATCCGGTGCCTCGCGCTACACCAGTCGCGACGAGCTCAAGTACTCCCTGCGCTCAGTGGAGATGTACGCCCCGTTCGTGCGGAACATCTACCTGGTCACCGACGGCCAGACTCCCGCCTGGCTCGACACGAACGCGGCCGGGCTCCAGGTCATCGACCACAAGGACATCTTCACCGACCCGACGGCACTGCCCGTCTTCAACTCCCAGGCCATAGAAACCCAACTGCACCACATACCGGGCCTGTCGGAGCACTACCTGTACCTCAACGACGACGTCTTCTTCACCCGTCTCTCCACCGCCGGCCAGTTCTTCCACGGCAACGGCATCGCCAAGCTCCCCTTCTCACCGTTCCAGCTCGGCATCAGTGCCCCGCACCCGGATGACCCCGCACCCAACTCGGCGGGGAAGAACGTGCGCGAGCTGATGCTGAACGCCCACGGCCGCTTCACCGTCAGCAAGTTCAAGCACACTCCCCACCCCCAACTCCGGCGCGTACTGGCCGAGCTGGACGAGACCTTCCCGGATCACGTGCGGCGCACGAGCCGGTCTCGGTTCCGCGCCACGACGGACATCGCCATGGCGACCTCACTGCACCACCACCACGCCTACCTCACCGGCCGTGCCGTGCCCGGCACGTTCAAACTGCGGTACATCGATGTAGGCAAGGCGGACCTGGCCGCCGCTCTCGACGAGTTCCGGCCGGGGCACACATACGACTTCCTGTGCCTCAACGACGTCGACACCGGTGCCTCTGAGCTGGAGCGCGTGGCGGGTGCCCTCCGCGACTTCTTGGAGCGCCAATTCCCGTTCGCCAGCCGTTGGGAAGCGTCCGACGTTCAGGGCTCCGAGCCGGCTTCGGGCTGA
- a CDS encoding ABC transporter ATP-binding protein: MLIRLLRTYLSPYKKPIGLLVLLQFLQTCAALYLPTLNADIIDNGVVDGDTGYILTYGALMLGVTVVQVVCNTGAVYFGARTAAALGRDVRAGVFDRVQSFSAREVGRFGAPSLITRTTNDVQQIQMLVLMGFTLMVSAPIMCVGGVILALGLDVPLSGVLLAVLPVMAIVLTLIIRKMRPLFRSMQVKLDTVNRVLREQITGNRVIRAFVRDDFEKDRFGVANWDLTETSLATGRIMALMFPFVMTIVNVASVAVVWFGAHRINSGGMQIGDLTAFLAYLMQIVMSVMMATFMFMQVPRAEVCAERVQEVLDTESSVVPPAADTSVRELRRHGHLEIRGAEFGYPGAEEPVLRSVDLVARPGETTAIIGSTGSGKSTLLGLVPRLYDTTAGVVFVDGEDVRGIDPELMARTVGLVPQKPYLFSGTVASNLRYGRPDATDEELWHALEVAQAKDFVSKLEGGLDAPIAQGGTNVSGGQRQRLAIARTLVQRPEIYLFDDSFSALDYATDAALRRALGDETAEATVVIVAQRVATIRDADRIIVLDEGRVVGTGRHHELMADNETYREIVLSQLTEAEAA, translated from the coding sequence GTGCTCATACGACTCCTGCGGACCTATCTCAGTCCGTACAAGAAACCCATCGGGTTGCTCGTCCTGCTGCAGTTCCTGCAGACCTGTGCGGCCCTGTATCTGCCCACTCTGAACGCGGACATCATCGACAACGGTGTCGTCGACGGGGACACCGGCTACATCCTCACGTACGGCGCCCTGATGCTGGGCGTCACGGTCGTCCAGGTCGTCTGCAACACCGGCGCCGTGTACTTCGGCGCCCGCACCGCCGCCGCGCTCGGCCGTGACGTGCGGGCCGGGGTCTTCGACCGGGTGCAGTCCTTCTCCGCCCGCGAGGTCGGCCGCTTCGGGGCGCCCTCGCTGATCACCCGCACCACGAACGACGTGCAGCAGATCCAGATGCTGGTCCTGATGGGCTTCACGCTGATGGTGTCCGCGCCGATCATGTGCGTCGGCGGTGTGATCCTCGCCCTGGGGCTCGACGTGCCCCTGTCGGGCGTGCTCCTTGCCGTGCTGCCCGTCATGGCGATCGTGCTGACGCTGATCATCCGCAAGATGCGGCCGCTGTTCCGGTCCATGCAGGTCAAGCTGGACACCGTGAACCGGGTGCTGCGCGAGCAGATCACCGGCAACCGCGTCATCCGCGCCTTCGTGCGTGACGACTTCGAGAAGGACCGGTTCGGCGTCGCCAACTGGGACCTGACCGAGACCTCGCTGGCCACCGGCCGGATCATGGCACTGATGTTCCCGTTCGTGATGACGATCGTGAACGTCGCCTCCGTGGCCGTGGTCTGGTTCGGCGCCCACCGCATCAACAGCGGCGGCATGCAGATCGGCGACCTGACGGCGTTCCTCGCGTATCTCATGCAGATCGTGATGAGTGTGATGATGGCCACCTTCATGTTCATGCAGGTGCCGCGCGCCGAGGTGTGCGCGGAGCGCGTGCAGGAGGTACTCGACACCGAGTCCAGCGTCGTCCCGCCCGCCGCCGACACCTCCGTACGGGAACTGCGCCGGCACGGGCACCTGGAGATCCGCGGCGCCGAGTTCGGCTACCCGGGCGCCGAGGAGCCGGTGCTGCGGTCGGTGGACCTCGTGGCCCGGCCCGGGGAGACCACGGCGATCATCGGCTCGACCGGCAGCGGCAAGTCGACACTGCTCGGCCTGGTCCCCCGGCTGTACGACACCACGGCGGGCGTCGTGTTCGTGGACGGGGAGGACGTCCGCGGGATCGACCCCGAGCTGATGGCGAGGACGGTCGGACTCGTCCCGCAGAAGCCCTATCTGTTCTCGGGGACGGTCGCCTCCAACCTCCGGTACGGGCGTCCCGACGCGACCGACGAGGAGCTGTGGCACGCCCTTGAGGTGGCACAGGCCAAGGATTTCGTGAGCAAGCTGGAGGGCGGGCTCGACGCGCCGATCGCCCAGGGCGGGACGAACGTCTCCGGCGGCCAGCGCCAGCGGCTCGCGATCGCGCGCACGCTCGTCCAGCGGCCGGAGATCTACCTCTTCGACGACTCCTTCTCCGCGCTCGACTACGCGACAGACGCGGCGCTGCGCCGGGCGCTCGGTGACGAGACCGCCGAGGCGACCGTGGTGATCGTGGCCCAGCGCGTGGCCACCATCCGGGACGCCGACCGGATCATCGTCCTCGACGAGGGCCGGGTCGTCGGCACCGGACGCCACCACGAGCTGATGGCCGACAACGAGACGTACCGGGAGATCGTTCTCTCCCAGCTGACGGAAGCGGAGGCCGCCTGA
- a CDS encoding phospholipase D-like domain-containing protein: MKRALTLITALAITALAPTSAQAAVKQAKAPLSCESRTFTSKPGPSFSDPEDADAQMNIMGPIIESINSSGCGQTIRVAMYSIGSTNPGPEFAAALIAAHQRGVIVKALMDSHSDNAIWQSMVTELGNDPQAESFAALCPGGCLTHFAGSALHAKYYMLSGGSDANRTVTVSSANPTSAQANTAWNSAATVKGNVDLYNSYLRYFTAMSKGALNGPGPLVPDYYNSDSGLAARKLYPASYQWPKARDRSDTWVDFLNNVKAPATINIAMFEWTSHGEPGDKNYLELPKKLVSLAGTGVKINILFTAGMVDDSVQDYLKDRPNIEVHDTTRGTDANGNALHYTHDKYMLVSGGYGTASDTRIVFVGSSNWTSNGIWHNDESDLQFIGQTDYNAFMTDWQSQFNRCCGTAARQQGAERRAETTAREIPIDPRQAQE; this comes from the coding sequence ATGAAGCGAGCACTCACATTGATCACCGCACTGGCCATCACCGCGCTGGCCCCGACCTCGGCGCAGGCGGCGGTCAAGCAGGCCAAGGCCCCGCTCAGTTGCGAGTCCCGGACGTTCACCTCAAAACCGGGTCCGAGCTTCAGCGATCCGGAGGATGCCGATGCCCAGATGAACATCATGGGCCCGATCATCGAATCGATAAACAGCTCCGGATGCGGGCAGACCATACGCGTCGCCATGTACTCGATAGGAAGCACGAACCCGGGCCCGGAATTCGCGGCCGCCCTGATAGCCGCACACCAGCGTGGCGTCATCGTCAAGGCGCTGATGGACTCCCACAGCGACAACGCGATCTGGCAGTCGATGGTCACCGAGCTGGGCAACGACCCGCAAGCCGAGAGCTTCGCCGCGCTGTGCCCGGGCGGCTGTCTGACCCACTTCGCCGGCTCCGCCCTGCACGCGAAGTACTACATGCTCAGCGGCGGCAGCGACGCGAACAGAACGGTGACCGTCAGCAGCGCCAACCCCACCTCCGCCCAGGCCAACACCGCGTGGAACAGTGCCGCCACCGTCAAGGGCAACGTCGACCTGTACAACTCCTATCTCCGCTACTTCACGGCCATGTCCAAGGGGGCGCTCAACGGCCCGGGCCCGCTGGTGCCCGACTATTACAACTCCGACAGCGGTCTGGCGGCCCGAAAGCTGTACCCGGCCTCCTATCAGTGGCCCAAGGCGCGCGACAGAAGCGACACCTGGGTCGACTTCCTGAACAACGTCAAGGCGCCGGCCACGATCAACATCGCCATGTTCGAGTGGACCTCTCACGGAGAGCCGGGCGACAAGAACTATCTGGAGCTGCCGAAGAAGCTGGTCAGCCTGGCAGGAACCGGCGTCAAGATCAACATACTCTTCACCGCCGGCATGGTTGATGACAGCGTGCAGGACTACCTGAAGGACCGGCCGAACATCGAGGTGCACGACACCACCCGCGGCACCGACGCGAACGGCAACGCCCTGCACTACACGCACGACAAGTACATGCTGGTCAGCGGCGGTTACGGGACTGCTTCCGACACCAGGATCGTGTTCGTCGGCTCCTCGAACTGGACGAGCAACGGCATCTGGCACAACGACGAGTCGGACCTGCAGTTCATCGGCCAGACCGACTACAACGCGTTCATGACGGACTGGCAGAGTCAGTTCAATCGCTGCTGCGGGACGGCGGCGCGGCAGCAGGGCGCCGAGAGGCGCGCCGAGACCACGGCACGCGAGATCCCCATCGATCCTCGGCAGGCCCAGGAGTAG
- a CDS encoding molybdopterin-dependent oxidoreductase: protein MSRKFDSVVPPTSPAFWRSPVRGPWFTSVLGVVLLFGITVLFVTGLLSYAAYNPGLSPLNDKTPDKGLLGFYLFDWPTRPYWLYRLTQGVHVTLGITLIPVLLAKLWSVVPKLFALPPARSLAHALERISLLTLVGGVLFEFVTGVLNVQLEYVFPGSFYPLHFYGAWVFFAAFALHVVLRAPAAVRNLRRGALGDSGELVAVRPAAPTVSRRGALGVVGGASALLFATTAGRGFDGPLRRTALLAPHGWAEPGSGPGGFQINKTAASRGIDPRETAEEAWRLVVAGPAGTVRLSRPELLRLPLHTAALPIACVEGWSTSDQEWRGVRLRDLAKLAGHAADAAPDVLVESLQRRGAFRRAALSAAQARDPRSLLALEVNGAALTPDHGYPARIIVPAAPGVLNTKWVARLTFGDLREAVR, encoded by the coding sequence ATGTCACGGAAGTTCGACTCGGTTGTTCCACCGACCTCCCCGGCGTTCTGGCGCAGCCCTGTGCGCGGGCCGTGGTTCACGTCGGTGCTCGGTGTGGTGCTGCTGTTCGGTATCACGGTGCTGTTCGTGACGGGGCTGCTGTCCTACGCCGCGTACAACCCCGGTCTCTCGCCGCTCAACGACAAGACGCCCGACAAGGGGCTGCTCGGCTTCTACCTCTTTGACTGGCCGACCCGCCCGTACTGGCTGTACCGGCTCACCCAGGGCGTGCACGTGACGCTCGGGATCACCCTGATCCCCGTACTGCTGGCCAAGCTGTGGTCGGTGGTGCCCAAGCTGTTCGCGCTGCCGCCCGCGCGGTCGCTCGCCCACGCGCTGGAGCGGATCTCGCTGCTCACGCTGGTGGGCGGGGTGCTGTTCGAGTTCGTGACCGGGGTGCTCAACGTGCAGCTGGAGTACGTCTTTCCGGGCTCCTTCTACCCGCTGCACTTCTACGGTGCGTGGGTCTTCTTCGCGGCGTTCGCCCTGCACGTCGTGTTGCGGGCGCCGGCCGCCGTGCGGAATCTGCGCCGTGGCGCGCTCGGTGACAGCGGGGAGCTGGTCGCGGTGCGGCCCGCCGCGCCGACCGTGTCGCGGCGGGGCGCGCTGGGCGTGGTCGGGGGCGCGTCGGCGCTGCTGTTCGCCACCACCGCGGGGCGCGGGTTCGACGGCCCGCTCCGGCGGACCGCGCTGCTCGCGCCGCACGGCTGGGCGGAGCCGGGGAGCGGGCCCGGCGGGTTCCAGATCAACAAGACCGCCGCCTCCCGGGGGATCGACCCGCGCGAGACGGCCGAGGAGGCGTGGCGGCTGGTCGTGGCCGGACCGGCCGGGACCGTGCGGCTGAGCCGGCCCGAGCTGCTGCGGCTGCCGCTGCACACGGCCGCGCTGCCCATCGCCTGCGTGGAGGGCTGGTCGACGTCCGATCAGGAGTGGCGGGGCGTGCGGCTGCGGGATCTGGCGAAGCTGGCGGGACACGCCGCGGACGCGGCGCCCGATGTGCTGGTGGAGTCGTTGCAGCGGCGCGGCGCGTTCCGGCGGGCCGCGCTGAGCGCCGCCCAGGCGCGGGACCCGCGCTCGCTGCTCGCGCTGGAGGTCAACGGCGCCGCGCTGACGCCCGATCACGGGTATCCGGCCCGGATCATCGTGCCCGCGGCGCCCGGTGTGCTGAACACGAAGTGGGTCGCGCGGCTGACCTTCGGCGATCTTCGGGAGGCGGTCCGATGA
- a CDS encoding FGGY family carbohydrate kinase has product MGIVAGLDSSPDFTRIVVCDADTGAVLRQGYAPHPLETAEGGGRPSDVDPQAWLLSLGEAAGGGLLEGVQAIGVSAQQNALVPLDGQGNTVRPALVGADKRAQVAAADLIDRLGSREAWAEAVGCVPQAAQPVTKLRWLARTEPENAQRVAFLMQAHDWLVWQLLGRPTRRTTDRGGASGTGYWSAAAGSWRPDLVELALGQRAALPEVLGPGDAAGTTPEGLIISAGTGETMAAAFGLGVSPGDAVVSLGASGSVMAVHHEALVDSSGSITSLADATGMHLPVVHTLNAVRTLRGTAEMLGLDGGLDELSDLAMKSTPGAHGLVLLPYLEGEKTPNLPHTAGTLSGLRRESMKPEHLARAAFEGMVCGLADALDVLRGRGVEVRRVFLLGAAAELHAVQAVAPMLFGTQVVVPQPADYAAIGAARQAAWAMSGRLPMWQGAATQVFEPGEEQPVGQAVRQQFRSVREQIHPGAFAQP; this is encoded by the coding sequence ATGGGGATAGTCGCCGGGCTGGACAGTTCGCCCGATTTCACGCGCATTGTCGTTTGTGACGCGGACACCGGAGCCGTGCTCCGGCAGGGGTACGCGCCCCATCCGCTGGAGACCGCGGAGGGCGGCGGGCGGCCCAGTGACGTCGATCCCCAGGCCTGGCTGCTGTCGCTCGGCGAGGCGGCCGGCGGCGGGCTCCTGGAAGGCGTGCAGGCCATCGGCGTGTCGGCGCAGCAGAACGCGCTGGTGCCGCTGGACGGCCAGGGCAACACCGTGCGCCCGGCCCTGGTGGGCGCCGACAAGCGGGCGCAGGTGGCGGCCGCCGACCTGATCGACCGGCTCGGTTCGCGCGAGGCGTGGGCCGAGGCGGTGGGCTGTGTGCCGCAGGCCGCGCAGCCGGTGACCAAGCTGCGCTGGCTGGCACGGACCGAGCCGGAGAACGCGCAGCGGGTGGCCTTCCTCATGCAGGCGCACGACTGGCTGGTGTGGCAGCTGCTCGGCCGCCCGACGCGCCGGACCACCGACCGCGGCGGGGCCTCGGGCACCGGCTACTGGTCGGCGGCCGCCGGTTCCTGGCGGCCCGACCTCGTGGAGCTCGCGCTCGGGCAGCGGGCCGCGCTGCCGGAGGTGCTCGGCCCCGGCGACGCCGCGGGGACGACCCCCGAGGGGCTGATCATCTCGGCCGGGACCGGGGAGACCATGGCCGCCGCCTTCGGGCTCGGCGTCTCCCCCGGCGACGCCGTCGTCTCGCTCGGCGCGTCCGGCTCGGTGATGGCCGTGCACCACGAGGCGCTGGTGGACTCCAGCGGCTCCATCACGTCGCTCGCCGACGCCACCGGCATGCACCTGCCGGTGGTGCACACGCTCAACGCGGTGCGCACGCTGCGCGGCACCGCGGAGATGCTGGGCCTCGACGGCGGCCTCGACGAGCTGTCGGACCTCGCCATGAAGTCGACACCGGGCGCCCACGGACTCGTACTCCTGCCCTATCTGGAGGGTGAGAAGACCCCGAACCTGCCGCACACGGCCGGCACCCTCAGCGGGCTGCGGCGGGAGTCCATGAAGCCCGAGCACCTGGCGCGGGCCGCCTTCGAGGGCATGGTGTGCGGGCTCGCCGACGCCCTGGACGTGCTGCGCGGGCGCGGGGTCGAGGTGCGGCGGGTGTTCCTGCTCGGCGCGGCGGCCGAGCTGCACGCCGTGCAGGCGGTGGCGCCGATGCTGTTCGGCACGCAGGTCGTGGTGCCGCAGCCCGCCGACTACGCGGCGATCGGCGCGGCCCGGCAGGCCGCCTGGGCGATGAGCGGCCGGCTGCCGATGTGGCAGGGGGCGGCCACCCAGGTCTTCGAGCCGGGCGAGGAGCAGCCGGTCGGGCAGGCGGTGCGCCAGCAGTTCCGCTCGGTGCGCGAGCAGATCCATCCCGGGGCGTTCGCCCAGCCGTAG
- a CDS encoding YtxH domain-containing protein codes for MADMRYRLTFIAGLALGYVLGTRAGRERYEKLKKTAREISQNPAVRNTAESAAQQTREVAGKAFHSVSAKVEGKVPDSVADRVRSLRERGNGGDEDDWGTSNT; via the coding sequence GTGGCCGACATGCGCTACCGGCTCACATTCATCGCCGGTCTGGCCCTGGGTTACGTACTGGGCACCAGGGCCGGGCGCGAGCGGTACGAGAAGCTCAAGAAGACCGCCCGCGAGATCTCCCAGAACCCCGCCGTACGCAACACGGCCGAGTCCGCCGCGCAGCAGACGCGCGAGGTCGCCGGCAAGGCGTTCCACTCCGTCAGCGCAAAGGTGGAGGGCAAGGTTCCGGACTCCGTGGCCGACCGGGTGCGCTCGCTGCGCGAGCGCGGCAACGGCGGCGACGAGGACGACTGGGGCACCAGCAACACCTGA